The following proteins come from a genomic window of Crassostrea angulata isolate pt1a10 chromosome 1, ASM2561291v2, whole genome shotgun sequence:
- the LOC128188139 gene encoding protein unc-45 homolog A-like, with the protein MLYACVYRKKIVAEKGLASIEHYMTEDHEMLRRAGTECMCNMVMNEQVAKTFEAENDRLKLIVLYCGDEDELVVRAATGALAMLTHSEKICRKVLEVKPWQEILLSTVVSENVEIQHRGCYVLRNMLSVDKEMAEKVIEGQMLEVLMALSILEDPQKEVVKKCAASCLEICVKYELIKPKE; encoded by the exons ATGTTGTATGCATGTGTTTACAGGAAGAAGATTGTGGCAGAGAAAGGCCTGGCATCTATAGAGCACTACATGACTGAGGATCACGAGATGTTAAGGAGGGCCGGCACAGAGTGTATGTGTAACATGGTGATGAACGAACAG GTAGCAAAAACATTTGAGGCTGAGAATGATCGTCTAAAGCTGATAGTTTTGTACTGTGGAGATGAGGATGAATTGGTTGTGAGGGCCGCAACAGGTGCCCTGGCCATGTTGACACACAGTGAGAAGATATGCAGGAAAGTCTTagag GTAAAACCTTGGCAAGAGATTTTACTGAGCACAGTAGTTAGCGAAAATGTAGAAATCCAGCACAGGGGCTGCTATGTGCTGAGGAACATGTTGTCCGTGGACAAGGAAATGGCGGAGAAAGTGATCGAGGGACAAATGCTGGAAGTCTTAATGGCCCTGTCAATCCTAGAGGACCCCCAAAAGGAAGTGGTCAAAAAGTGTGCCGCTTCCTGTCTTGAGATCTGTGTCAAATACGAGCTCATCAAACCCAAGGAATGA